The bacterium region TATTGGAGAGGCAGATTCATACTTTTTTAAACGAGGCTATGGGGATATTCCATATGGGACAAAGAGAAATGTGCTGGTTAAGAATCAGTAAGGATGCGAAGAAGAAGGGCTTTAAGATTCGCCATTTTGGGGTAATTGTTCACGCACGCCTTCACGATACTTTCGGGGCAATAGTGGATAAGGCTCAGGTTACCATTTATACTCGACAGGAAGATGTGGAAAAATATCATGCCGAGGCAAAAAAAGTTTATGAGGAACGCGATGAGCGTATGGCAGGAATGACCGATGAGAGCGTGGACACGTTCTATTCCTGTACTTTATGCCAATCGTTCGCTCCTGATCATGTTTGCATAGTTAAACCGGAGAGGTTAGGATTATGTGGCGCTTATAGTTACATTGATGCTAAGGCTTCTTTTGAGCTGAATCCCACGGGACCGAATCAGCCGGTGAAAAAAGGAGAATGTCTTGACCCGGTAAGGGGTGAGTGGAAAGGTGTAAATGAATTCATCTATCAAAAGTCAAACAAAACTTTAGAACGTTTCCATGGTTATTCCATAATAAGTTGCCCGGAGACTTCATGCGGCTGCTTTGAATGTATCATAGCTATACTTCCTGAGACGAATGGTTTTATGATTGTAAATAGGGAATTTGCTGGTATGACTCCCACAGGGATGACTTTCAGCACCCTGGCTGGCTCTGTAGGTGGAGGAGCGCAGACACCAGGCTTTATGGGAATCGGAAGGCTGTATATCGTGAGCAGGAAGTTTATCTCTGCCGATGGGGGGATAAAGCGCTTAGTGTGGATGACCAAAGAGCTCAAAGAAGCACTGGGAGATAAATTTAAGAAGAGGTGCGAAGAGGAGGGAATTCCTGACCTGGTAGATAAAATTGCTGATGAGACAGTGGCCACCACAACAGAGGAACTTCTCTCATATTTGAAGAAGGTGAAGCACCCGGCTTTAGAGATGGAACCATTGATATAATTGAAAAAGGAGGGTCGCTGTTCCGACGAATAAGGAGGAACGTGTTAGCGACGCCTGCGAGTCGGTGAGCAGGCAGGTCACCGACTGAAGCGAAGCGAAAGGGTCGTCGTCGCGACGAGTAAGGAGCGACAAGTCTGGCGACGGGTTCGAGATGGTGAGAACCCCGGCCGGATTGAGCGAAGCGAAAGGAGGTGAGTAAGTTATGGCTAAAGCGAACAAAGTCAATCATTTGATTGTGGAGACTCCTGATGAAGTGGGCATGATGGCAAAGGTCTGCTCGGCAGTTTCGGATGCGGGAGTAAATATTAAAGCTCTCTGTGCCTATGTTGAAGACGAGAAAGGGTATTTTATGTTTTTGACGGATGACAATTCAAAAGCAGAACAGGCGCTTAAATCTGCTGGTTTTGGAGTGAGTCAAGAAGAGGCTGTAGCTGTTGAACTGGATAACGAGATAGGGGCGGCGAAAAGAATGGCCAAGAAATTGGCAGATGCCGGAGTTAATCTAAAGAAATGTTATGGTTCCACTGGTAATGGCACCATGGCACTCCTCGTGTTCAATTCAAGCGACAACGAGAAAGCAATAAGGGCCCTTGGTATTGTGGGAGTTGGGGAATAATCCGATTTCCCAAGATACAAATAGTCGAATAAATTGAGATGAATTCATTTTGGTGAAGTTTAGATGGAAACATTTCGTAAGGGGTTATTTTTATATCAGAACCAGCAAAAATGCCAGGAGTCTGTCAAAAATTCTTATCTTTAGTGCTCATGGATTAGAAGCTATAATTACATCCCTCGATTGGAGGAGAGTATGGCTTTAACGGGTTTGGAGATTTATAAACATTTGCCGAAGACGAACTGTAAGAAGTGTGGTTTTCCCACCTGTTTAGCATTTGCTATGGCTCTGGCGGGAAAGAAGACTTCGCTGGATAAGTGTCCTGATATTACAGAAGAGGCGAAGCTTGCCCTGGAATCTGCTTCTCAACCTCCTATGTCAACAGTTACTATGGGGGTGGGAGAGAATCAAGTAGAGATTGGTGGTGAGACAGTTCTCTTCCGACACGAGAAGACTTTCTACCACCCTTGCGCTATTGGCATTACTTTGAGTGACTCGCTGGAAAAGGAAAAGATTCTTGAGCGAATTGAAAAGGTCGATAAGTTAAAATTTGAAAGGGTAGGTATGTTTCTGCAAGTGAATCTCATTGCTATTTCTAACGATAGCAATAATCAAGACAAGTTTTCCGATGCGGTAAAAGCCGCGACGGAAAAATCTAATTTACCATTAATTTTAATCTCCAATAATCCGCAAGCTTTAGAGGATGGTTTGAAAATATGTGCTGAAAGAAAGCCATTAATTTATTCGGCTAAGGAAGATAATCGAGAAGCTATGGTAGATTTAGCTAAAAAATATTCCTGCCCCTTGGTAATTTATGGGAAAAATTTAGAGGAGTTAGATTCCCTTTCCCAGAAGGTAGTTGCCTCGGGAGTGAAGGATGTTGTCCTTGACCCTGGAACAAGAAATCTGGGCGGCTCTGTTCAGGATTTTACCCAGCTCAGGAGGTTAGCCTTAAAGAGAGGCTACCGCCCATTCGGTTATCCGGTAATTGCCTTTGTTAATGGTAGTGACCCTTACCAGGAAGTTTCTATGGCCGCTACTTATATTGCCAAGTATGCTAACATTGTGGTGCTTGATAGAATTGAGCCGGAAGAGATTCTACCTTTGATTACTCTGAGGCAGAATATCTACACCGATCCTCAGAAGCCGATAATGGTTGAGCCCAAACTTTATGAAATTGGCAAACCAAATGAGAATTCTCCGCTACTGGTAACTACAAACTTTTCTCTTACATTCTTTACGGTTCAGCCGGAGATTGAAGCAAGTAAAGTTCCCTCCTATCTATTAATCGTTGAAGCTGAAGGTCTCTCTGTGCTTACCGCCTGGGCTGCTGAGAAGTTTACCCCCGAGGGGATTTTTGAGGCAATGAAGAAGGCAGAAGTGGAGAAGAAACTATCTCATAAAAAAATAATCATTCCTGGCTATGTAGCTGTAATGAAGGCAAAATTAGAAGATGAGAGTGGCTGGGAAGTTCTCGTAGGTCCCAAAGAGGGTTCGGGAATTCCCAAGTATCTGAAAGGGACCTGGCAATAGGAAACGAATGGCATTATGGAGAAATGTAAAATAATCTTTTATCCCTGGAAGAAGGAAGTAACTGTCCCTAGTGGTACTGACCTGTTGACCGCAGCAATAAGAGCTGGTGTCAATATTTATAACAGTTGTGGAGGTGAAGGGGTCTGTGGTCGATGCAAGGTTATTCTCAGAAAGGGAGAGGTCATTACCGAACCAACGGGACGTTTGAGTGCTGAGGAGAGGAAGAAGGGCTATGTTCTTGCTTGCCGGACTACCTGCAAGGGAAGAATGGA contains the following coding sequences:
- the cdhC gene encoding CO dehydrogenase/CO-methylating acetyl-CoA synthase complex subunit beta, whose protein sequence is LERQIHTFLNEAMGIFHMGQREMCWLRISKDAKKKGFKIRHFGVIVHARLHDTFGAIVDKAQVTIYTRQEDVEKYHAEAKKVYEERDERMAGMTDESVDTFYSCTLCQSFAPDHVCIVKPERLGLCGAYSYIDAKASFELNPTGPNQPVKKGECLDPVRGEWKGVNEFIYQKSNKTLERFHGYSIISCPETSCGCFECIIAILPETNGFMIVNREFAGMTPTGMTFSTLAGSVGGGAQTPGFMGIGRLYIVSRKFISADGGIKRLVWMTKELKEALGDKFKKRCEEEGIPDLVDKIADETVATTTEELLSYLKKVKHPALEMEPLI
- a CDS encoding ACT domain-containing protein, whose protein sequence is MAKANKVNHLIVETPDEVGMMAKVCSAVSDAGVNIKALCAYVEDEKGYFMFLTDDNSKAEQALKSAGFGVSQEEAVAVELDNEIGAAKRMAKKLADAGVNLKKCYGSTGNGTMALLVFNSSDNEKAIRALGIVGVGE
- the acsC gene encoding acetyl-CoA decarbonylase/synthase complex subunit gamma; amino-acid sequence: MALTGLEIYKHLPKTNCKKCGFPTCLAFAMALAGKKTSLDKCPDITEEAKLALESASQPPMSTVTMGVGENQVEIGGETVLFRHEKTFYHPCAIGITLSDSLEKEKILERIEKVDKLKFERVGMFLQVNLIAISNDSNNQDKFSDAVKAATEKSNLPLILISNNPQALEDGLKICAERKPLIYSAKEDNREAMVDLAKKYSCPLVIYGKNLEELDSLSQKVVASGVKDVVLDPGTRNLGGSVQDFTQLRRLALKRGYRPFGYPVIAFVNGSDPYQEVSMAATYIAKYANIVVLDRIEPEEILPLITLRQNIYTDPQKPIMVEPKLYEIGKPNENSPLLVTTNFSLTFFTVQPEIEASKVPSYLLIVEAEGLSVLTAWAAEKFTPEGIFEAMKKAEVEKKLSHKKIIIPGYVAVMKAKLEDESGWEVLVGPKEGSGIPKYLKGTWQ